One Deinococcus grandis DNA window includes the following coding sequences:
- the purH gene encoding bifunctional phosphoribosylaminoimidazolecarboxamide formyltransferase/IMP cyclohydrolase yields MTQHGTQTGTQSRSRRALISVSDKTGVVEFARQLEARGWEILSTGGTYQSIVQAGIAARQVSDVTGFPEMLDGRVKTLHPAVHGGILAVREPGHLGQLEAHGIGTIDLVCVNLYPFRETVARGAPDADVIENIDIGGPAMIRSAAKNHAGVLVLVDPADYPVALQDEVSDAERRRLAAKAYRHTSEYDAAITAYLTGASDELPTALPGTLTLNLTRAAQVRYGENPHQPGAIYRLGDATGPVIDAQVVAGKPMSFNNYADADAAWALCQELAAQEAALPGHAAVCVAVKHANPCGVAVAADVKTAWERARDADTLSVFGGVVAVSQPVTLEAAQATRGTFLEVLIAPEVTPEAAAWFAEKKPDLRVLVAAPAQGVSVLDVRPLTGGFAVQERDARPWDDLCPEVVTKREPTEQEWLDLRFAWATVKHARSNAVVLAKGGVTVGLGAGAVSRIWAAERAVANAGDKAQGSVLASEAFFPFDDVVRLAASVGVTAILQPGGAKRDPEVIAACNELGISMVFTGSRHFRH; encoded by the coding sequence GTGACGCAGCATGGGACGCAGACCGGCACACAGAGCAGGAGCAGACGGGCACTCATCTCGGTGAGTGACAAGACGGGCGTCGTGGAGTTCGCGCGGCAGCTCGAGGCGCGCGGCTGGGAGATCCTCAGCACGGGCGGGACGTATCAGAGCATCGTGCAGGCCGGAATTGCGGCGCGGCAGGTGAGTGACGTGACGGGCTTCCCCGAGATGCTGGACGGGCGCGTGAAGACGCTCCACCCGGCCGTGCACGGCGGCATTCTCGCGGTGCGCGAGCCCGGGCACCTGGGGCAGCTGGAGGCGCACGGGATCGGCACCATCGATCTGGTGTGCGTGAACCTCTACCCGTTCCGGGAGACGGTGGCGCGCGGCGCACCCGACGCGGACGTGATCGAGAACATCGACATCGGCGGGCCCGCCATGATCCGCTCGGCGGCGAAGAACCACGCGGGCGTATTGGTGCTGGTGGACCCCGCCGACTACCCGGTGGCCCTGCAGGACGAGGTCAGTGACGCCGAGCGGCGCCGCCTCGCCGCGAAGGCGTACCGGCACACCAGCGAGTACGACGCCGCGATCACCGCGTACCTGACCGGCGCCAGCGACGAGCTGCCCACCGCGCTGCCCGGGACGCTGACCCTGAACCTGACGCGCGCCGCGCAGGTCCGCTACGGCGAGAACCCCCACCAGCCCGGCGCGATCTACCGCCTGGGCGACGCCACCGGGCCCGTCATCGACGCGCAGGTCGTGGCGGGCAAGCCCATGAGCTTCAACAACTACGCCGACGCGGACGCCGCCTGGGCGCTGTGCCAGGAACTCGCCGCGCAGGAGGCCGCCCTGCCTGGGCACGCCGCCGTGTGCGTGGCGGTCAAGCACGCCAACCCCTGCGGCGTGGCGGTCGCGGCGGACGTGAAGACCGCCTGGGAACGCGCCCGCGACGCGGACACCCTGAGCGTGTTCGGCGGCGTGGTCGCCGTCAGCCAGCCCGTGACGCTGGAGGCGGCGCAGGCGACGCGCGGCACCTTCCTAGAGGTGCTCATCGCGCCCGAGGTCACACCCGAGGCCGCCGCGTGGTTCGCGGAGAAGAAACCCGACCTGCGGGTGCTGGTGGCCGCGCCCGCCCAGGGCGTGAGCGTGCTCGACGTGCGGCCCCTGACCGGCGGCTTCGCCGTGCAGGAACGCGACGCGCGCCCCTGGGACGACCTGTGCCCCGAGGTCGTCACCAAACGCGAACCGACCGAGCAGGAATGGCTGGACCTGCGCTTCGCCTGGGCGACCGTGAAACACGCCCGCAGCAACGCCGTCGTGCTCGCCAAGGGCGGCGTGACGGTGGGCCTGGGCGCGGGCGCCGTGAGCCGCATCTGGGCCGCCGAGCGCGCCGTGGCGAATGCGGGCGACAAGGCCCAGGGGTCCGTCCTGGCGTCCGAGGCGTTCTTCCCCTTCGACGACGTGGTGCGCCTCGCGGCCAGCGTGGGCGTCACGGCGATCCTGCAACCCGGCGGCGCCAAGCGTGACCCCGAGGTGATCGCCGCCTGCAACGAACTGGGCATCAGCATGGTGTTCACCGGCTCGCGGCACTTCAGACACTGA
- a CDS encoding HAD family hydrolase codes for MNLPEHAPTTLPLLMAFDLDGTLIPDAGRAAAPDVVDALGRLRSLGVQLAIITGRDTPPGAVRDAMRPHAVATNNGGRVLVGDDLHLEASFTDADLEAVLAHELPGARVVLFTAETLYVDLPPGVEPEPWMLARSFRPLADAPRAGILKAGYYHPDVAGLAGRLREGHPHLVLTGAQSPYPHFLTVTPQGAHKGAALTLIADALDVPHDRTVAFGDSDNDQAMLEVAAFGVQVGDLPLLTPHADARVDTQAELGAFLHAWADRIAATQTGDW; via the coding sequence GTGAACCTGCCCGAGCACGCCCCCACCACGCTGCCCCTGCTGATGGCCTTCGACCTGGACGGCACGCTGATTCCCGACGCGGGCCGCGCCGCCGCGCCCGACGTGGTGGACGCCCTGGGTCGCCTGCGGTCCCTGGGCGTGCAGCTGGCGATCATCACGGGGCGCGACACGCCGCCCGGCGCGGTGCGGGACGCCATGCGGCCGCACGCGGTCGCCACGAACAACGGCGGGCGGGTCCTCGTCGGGGACGACCTGCACCTGGAGGCCAGTTTCACCGACGCGGACCTGGAGGCGGTGCTGGCGCACGAGCTGCCGGGCGCGCGGGTGGTGCTGTTCACCGCCGAGACGCTGTACGTGGACCTGCCGCCCGGCGTGGAGCCCGAACCCTGGATGCTGGCGCGGTCGTTCCGGCCGCTGGCGGACGCGCCGCGCGCGGGCATCCTGAAGGCCGGGTACTACCACCCGGACGTGGCGGGACTGGCCGGGCGCCTGCGTGAGGGGCACCCGCATCTGGTCCTGACCGGCGCGCAGTCGCCCTACCCGCACTTCCTGACGGTCACGCCGCAGGGCGCTCACAAGGGCGCGGCGCTGACCCTGATCGCGGACGCGCTGGACGTCCCGCATGACCGCACCGTGGCCTTCGGGGACAGTGACAACGATCAGGCGATGCTGGAGGTCGCGGCGTTCGGCGTACAGGTGGGGGACCTGCCGCTGCTGACCCCGCACGCGGACGCCCGCGTGGACACCCAGGCGGAGCTCGGGGCTTTCCTGCACGCCTGGGCGGACCGGATTGCGGCCACCCAGACCGGGGACTGGTAA
- a CDS encoding MarR family winged helix-turn-helix transcriptional regulator, which yields MSPDPHSPDLTRQPLRFLAAYWTAWQGLSAQVQTALAREHGLDLRAFLILSHVQAGPQTPSDLARTLDLPRYEVARALRHLQGAGAVTHAPHPTDARRHALHVTPAGAQLWGAAMQTLQHATQPALTRLGSQLDAVTAGLETLSATPLPEATA from the coding sequence ATGTCACCCGACCCCCACAGCCCGGATCTCACGCGGCAGCCGCTGCGGTTCCTGGCGGCGTACTGGACGGCGTGGCAGGGCCTCAGCGCTCAGGTGCAGACCGCCCTGGCGCGCGAGCACGGCCTGGACCTGCGCGCCTTCCTGATTCTCAGCCACGTGCAGGCCGGGCCGCAGACGCCCAGTGACCTCGCCCGGACGCTGGATCTGCCCCGCTACGAGGTCGCCCGCGCCCTGCGGCACCTGCAGGGCGCCGGGGCGGTCACGCACGCCCCGCACCCTACGGACGCCCGGCGTCACGCGCTGCACGTCACGCCCGCCGGAGCGCAGCTGTGGGGCGCCGCCATGCAGACCCTTCAGCACGCCACGCAGCCCGCCCTGACCCGCCTGGGTTCACAGCTGGACGCCGTCACGGCGGGCCTGGAAACCCTGAGTGCCACCCCCCTCCCGGAGGCCACCGCATGA